ACTGATCATAATTATGACCTAAACATGAAATCTTTAATCTACAAAATGATTTGGGATTTGGGGTTGGCATGTATCATCCCTCCTCGACGCCGTCGAATTTCTGTCAAGAATCAGAATGATGATAAGAATGGCAAAATTTTGGAGCATAATAAAGCTTGGTTACTTGCTGAGGCGGGAGGGTGTGGTGGTCCAGAGTTGATTAATGCTGACCCATATTCAGTACACTCTTCTTTCAGGTTTACTTTGTGTACTCAAGTTGAGGTTGAGTCAGTGAATGGGAAAAATAactgttcttcttcttcttctcctcctgcTACTACTGTTTTAATGGTGAATTTGGATAATGGGTTAACTGATCCTAAATCTCAAGAGGTGAAATGGAGGAAAGTTCAGTCATTAGAGAGGAATATTTCTCCTGTGGTTCATTCATTGATTAGGTTCAGTTACAATGAAATTGTTTCGGCTACTAGAAATTTTTCTAAAGGTATCTTCAATTTCACTGctccttttttttcaatttgtgttTCTTGAATTGGGTTTTAGTTGATTTATGTTTATTCAATTGGATAGGTAGAGTTTTGGGAAGAGGAGCGTTGAGCTATGTTTTTAGAGGAAGAGTGGGATTTTTGAGGACTACAGTGGCAATTAAGCGTTTAGATAGGGAGGATGAGGAGTCTCCAAAGGCTTTTTGTAGAGAATTGATGATTGCTAGCTCTCTTCATAACCCATATATTGTTCCTCTTGTGGGTTTTGCCATTGATCCAGAGGAAGGTTTGTTTCTGGTGTACAAATATGTATCTGGTGGAAGTTTAGAGCGGTATTTGCATGGTAAATAGTTCTTgctttcctttcctttttgaaatttgatttcaCAGTATTCCAGTGGGATTCAgattttgtcaattaatttttacAGGGAAGAAGAAGGGAAGTAAAGGTGGTCCAGCACTCCCATGGTCTGCTAGGTATAAGGTGGCTGTAGGAATTGCAGAATCAATTGGGTATTTGCATAACGGGACAGAGCGATGTGTTGTTCATAGGGACATCAAGCCTTCGAACATTCTTCTTTCATCGAAGAAGACACCCAAGGTAATGGAAGGGATAGGAATATCATTTGAAAACCACAATTAGGTAATTGTCTATTTTAGGTGGATCTACTAGCCAAcagttattttcttttaataaacaTTGGTGTCCGGCCCAACTTATTAACACCTCGACTATTTCATAGGTACAGTGCAACTCTATCATATTTTGGCTAATTGTTACTTGACCTATGCAGTTGTGTGACTTTGGCTTAGCTACATGGACTCCTGCACCTTCAGTACCTTTCCTTTGTAAAACTGTTAAAGGAACATTTGGGTATGGTTTCTTTATGGTCAACTCTTTAGCATCATAATGACTAAGATCCTGATGTAGCTTAACAACAAGATTTCTCCTACATTTACCAGGTTTTAAACTAAATTTGCAGGTACTTAGCTCCAGAATATTTTCAACATGGTAAAGTTTCTGATAAAACTGATGTTTATGCTTTCGGAGTTGTCCTGTTGGAGCTATTAACTGGACGGAAGCCAATAGAAGCGAAAAGAGGACCAGGAGAAGAAAACATGGTTTTGTGGGTAGGTGTTTGCTTAAATATGTATTTGTGTTCAATTTGGCCTTCTTTTGATATCTAAGTCAGTCTGTCTCCGTCGCCCATTAAAGTTATACACTGTAGTCATTGGTAATATTAGTGCAATCTAAATTTGTCCAAGCTCTGTTTCTCCCGAAGTTCTGGAATTGCAAGTCATAATCTCTTACTTAGTTACCGTCATTTTGCTTGTTCTTGCACACGCTAGTCTGCGTCTGAAGGTGTTGTATCCAACTCACTGACACTTGAGTATTTGTAACAAAACTTGTGGCACTTCcctttaaaattttgaagatgTTCAGTAAAAGCATAATCAGCTTTCTATgcagattttgaaaattttgatgttTCTCCTATTCAGGCAAAGCCACTATTGCAGCAAGATGTTCTTGAAAAGTTTCTTGATCCAAGACTTAAAATCCCGCGAAAGAATTTGCACCAAATATCTTGGATGATTCAAGCAGCAGCTGCATGTATACACACTGAAGAATCCCGAAGGCCCGACATTGATGAAATCATTGACATGTTAAGAGGCAGAGAATCTGATTCCATCTACACAAAGGACATTTTGCCCGGTAACAGCTGTTTGATTGATTCTTACAACCACTCACAGCAGACTAGAAGTGAAATGAAGAGTCATTTAGCCTTGGCAATGCTAGGAGTTGCAGAATTTGACAACGATGACCTTTATCGTTGTTGAAACAAAAGGGTGAATCTGAAGTTTTATCTCGATTTCCATTTCCCCATTCAACTTGACAGGGAGTAAATTATAGCGCGCAACAACTGATGAGCTCTTTAACTTGTAGATATGAATTCTGTGTTTGTACATACTGGTTTCTTGTCCCCAACTCTTAAAGGAAAACTATAACTGTTTCTGTTTTtcaagattagaaaagaagttACAACAATGCTATCTAATCAGCCTACATTACATATGTAATTTTGTTTACTACTTGGTGAATGAAAGAGTGTATTGGTGGGCATTTCCTTTTGAGATTTCCTTTTCTATCTGCTTTCAATTAGTATCCCACAATTAATCCATAGTTGGTCACCAAATTGCATAAATTAATATGCAAAATTTGTTTATCCAAACCTTTGAAACTATCTCGAGTTAAGCATACGTTTTCAAAATACAACTTTCAGTTCAGAACTCACAATGTCTCAAAATACAACTTTCAGTTCAGAACTCACAATGTCTAAATTATGTAGGTGTGATCATTACcttgaaagaataaaaaaaaaaaaacatatcataTTCCCTCATGCCTATTCTATACTCATCGTGCACGAATacatcttttctttattaaaacAACAGAAGTTGATCGATCCAATTCAGGTTAggtaattaagaaaaaaaatggttcaGAAAATACAACCATTATGCCATGAAACGAGCAAAATTCAGGTCAACTTGCAATTATTTGTCATATGTGAGAAACCAAGACAGCTCAACTCTCACATGGGGTCCAAACAATAAATCCAAAATATAAGATTAGACGAACTTGTTGCTGCATGTTGTCACAATAGgatgtaaagaaaaataaataaaatacatacaCTAGTCCACCTCAATATATAATGATGCAAGGAAAATGGAGGTTACAGTATTAACTAACTTAAAACggtttgaaaaaaagaataaaaaaaattggactgATATCGACTTTATCTTGTATATTCACACTATCACGTTGCGTAATAGATAATTACGAGTAGAGACATCCATCATCAAGTGAGATTAATAATCAAAGCGTGGTTAATCCATATCACAATAACTAGAAAATTTTAGCAACATCTCTAATCAAGCCTCTGTTAGCTTTGGCAAATTCTGTGAACTCTTGAAAGGAAATGAAACCATCTTTATCAATGTCAATTTCATCCATCATATACTTAACTTCTTCAGGAGTAACAGAACCTAAGGCTTGCAATGTCTCTCCAAGTTCTGTTGCAGAGATTTGTCCATCACCATTTTCATCAAAACGCTTGAAGATTCGTTCGCGGTCAGCTATGTCTTGTGGTTCATCAACCTCTCCCATTCTttgacaatttatttttaacaaatatgtTCTAATGGAAATAGCAATTTGGCAAAGTTTGTTCTTCTAATTTGTGATTAGTCTAATTTTCACTCACTTAGATCCAAGAAAATCACttaattttgaagttataaaGGGGAAAATGTTTATTAATGTATGGTTAACCTTATCATTAGGACATGGGCTTTTTGTGGAGAAACTACTAAAGATCATTAACGGAAATAACCATAATCAAAGATCATTAACAGAAATAACAAATTCATTATTGAGGGACcaattaaataaattgtatCTGAAATCAAGAATTAGAAATTACGTGGATCCATACGTGGTCAgcaattattataatttgcTCCTTTGAGCTCTTTTCTATTTCCTAACGCTCTTTGTAGCTAGATGCAGGGGTGGGGATGCTTGCTAAATATCGTATTTCATACCGTACTTTATATGCATTTTGTTGGTGTTtatctattttaatattaaaataaaaatattaagtgtATATGTTAGTGGTATAAGTTGACAAGAATGTGGTCATTACTTTGGTGCAACTCTTGTAACCACTATTGCCATGATCTACCACTAATTCCACCCATTATTCTACCCCTTTATTCTTGTAACCTATGCAACTAGTAGGTCATTCACTTATCCAATTTATTATCCATTATCTTCGTATTCATTGTAAGGAAGAATTcatcacctataaatagtggtcTTCCTTTGGGTTGAAGAATAGGAAGAAAAATAGTGAAAGGAAAGATGAAAAGTTTATATTGAGGTTagtgtagtgaaagagagagttgagacatagaaaaatattctaagtcttcaactGTATTCACTATACAAAAGAGAGTATTTATATGTTGGAGGAAGGTGttcttttgtggagctttggactcttcaactaatccggAGTTGCTTGAGTTGTACACGTTGTTGGGCTATTGTAttctggaggggacaagtcaagagatATATTGCTGGATCATTGTAGATTATGccgcagtgggcttgaatctccttaaagagagcgacaTATCCGCGCCTCAACCTAAcgattatttattcatttttgtcattttattttcaactgtaatattttgtatttgtggtatattacaccaacacattttaaaaaagggaaaaaagataaatatatttcgAATTACCATAAATGATATGTGTATACCTTTCGTTATACTTTTAGAACACTAGTATCCTTGCTGTCCAAATTTTAGAGAGTATACACCCTTTATATTAGTGATGAGACACATGTCTCAATCTTAATTACCGACCcgatttttattaaatttttaaccaaaaattaaaaagatccACCCAAATTAAAAAggtcttttaatttttagtagAAATTTAGTAAATATATATCGGGTTGATTGTTGAGATTGGGACACATGTCCCACCCTTAATATAAAGGGTATATACGTTCTAAAATTTGAACGGTAAGGGTACTAGTGtttaaaaagtataataattGATATGCACAtatcatttatgatagttcaggagtttatttgtccttttttttccttttaaaaagattttaatatTGACTATGatatttagtattttctttaaaaataatatgaatatcctatatttattttgtttgttggaTTTGTAGGAATTCCTTTCAATTAAGAGAGTGAATTTGGATATTAATTGAAATGATTAGCTCCATCTATAAATCTTTTgcacaaaaaaaatgaataatttgttGTATTGGAATGTCATATTGTGATTCAATTATGCTTCACTATATCAATTGTACCTGAACTTTAGATAATCATAATCGACgataataactatttttttaattttataaggTTGAATAGAAATTCGATTGATCATTTAAAGTTCAATCCCTTCTCttaaatcatatttgaaaatttcttaccTCATACGGCCCAACAATTCTTTTAGTTTTCCATTTTGATCTATACCATATCTAATAAATTCTAGtgagattttatttttagaatttttttcagGTGCATacattcaaataaaatgaaaagaattcaattttgatacgaaaagttcaaattaaaaaatgaaatggaaaaCATACAAAAGCAAAAAATAAGTATCACTTAAGGTGGATCGTGAAGCTTATTAGATACCAAAGTTGAAAGAGAGATGTCCTAAATCACTAGACGATGAGATTCTGCTTGGCCAAATGTCATTatattatagtaataaaatgcctaaaaaaaagaaatgtatCACCTAAATTGTAATAGAGGGAGCGAATATTAAAAAGTTTATTGTTGTATGGAAACATAAAAAGGAGCACAAACCCCAAATGGAAAGCCAAGTTGAATTTTGTGCATTCAAATTTGTTCAAACTTCCtatatttgattaataataGTTGCAgcaaaacaatatatataggGAGaacttttttaattaattcatatccaTAGCAAACACTTGAGCATTCTTTTTTCCTCACAAATGCTTTAAAATGACATGTTGAACATTTCCTGTCTCACTAACTTCTCAACAAACATCATATAAAAGTACCTGCTAGGTATAACATTTTGGTTGATAATAGTCCAGATATTCTACATCTAAAAACAATTGGCATAAAGAGAgtaatttttcagaaaaatagGTTCAATTGACCAAATATTAATCTTTATAGCCGCTTTCTATACCACTAgattatatatacaataaaaatattcagaGTAGTCTCTCGTCCCAAAGTGTGGTTTGGAAAGGATAGAGTATACACAAACCTTACGTCTACTTCAGATGTGAGGTAAAAAGACTGTTTTTGATAGACCTTTGACTCAAGACAAAAACAATCTAGAGTACACAAGTGACAGTTTCAacagaaaattgaaataatcaCACCAGGACCTTTCTATGAAAATATTGCACATCAGAACAAACACAGTTTAGTATAATTTTAGTGGGTCAAATGGTCAATAGAAtgagtatttatttttattttaaaaaagtttagcttaaaataaaattttcatattagtaaaaacttaattaaaaaattatataaattaattgggTGACTTTTAAGTGGAATAccaatagttgagtgattttttggTTATAAAATATAATCGACAGACTttttaagtgaaatatcaatctATAGTTGTGTGCCTTTTAGATtgaaaaactcaactttttttttagtttgatttcATTTATAGATTTAAATGTCCATACAAAtagtttgatttggtatttaaaaaaaaaaactcaaaccaactcaatatatatatatacatctaGCTGCGATAAATCAAACGACAAagaaaactgttttttttttaaaaaaagttaatgaTTTGATATCATTTTATGGCtacatataagaaaattaatcaaaaagaGGATTAATTTATAACTACAAAGAAAAAATCTCACCCTAAATAAGACTTTTGAACTATCACCTTGAGAATGTTATTATATTCTTAGAAAATAAATTCTGTTTATAAAAGTTTTCAAAGAAAAGATTCAATCTTCTCTCTCACTATAGAAACATTTTTTGATCAACAAAATTCTTTTCACTAAATCCTTTCTGTTTTAAGTTCTTTTCTAGCTAAATTATCCTGTTAAATCTAACTTGTTTGATGCACGTATATTGTTAATGCATTTTGTCCTACAATTGAATGATTTATCTATCAAGTGATTATTAACACATAGTTCTtgtgtattattttttctactcTAAACAATTTGACATTCCTTCTTTCTTTGATGAAATACGTATATTTTTTGCTTCtactttcatttttaaaattgattatggTGCAGGGAGAGAAATAATAGATGAGACGGATCATGTGTATATTACTATACATATAAGGTTGAATAGACTCGGCTAACTTGAAAAAAGTTTTTTcaagttaataaaatattagtcatTTGTTGCAATACAGTACGTTGATTCTTATtctcaaaaatttatttgtagCAATATAGTACGTTGAttcttattcttaaaaattctattgatagataataaatttaagtattttaacTCAAAGTTTTACAATATTAAATAAAGTACTACTTTATCTAACTAagaacttaaaatttgaaagaaaaaatcacTATATTCCTAATGCCATGACTATATatggaaataaaattttctaattATTAATTGTAACTTTGAAATACATCTTAGTATTTTTCTAATGGTTATAAGAAATCTTTTGATGAAACTTTAAAATTAGAGatagtaaaataaaaacttgataggatgaaaataaaatagtcTTTAATACATTACTATGGCATTATATAATAAACGGACTCCgtataataaaagtaatatttttttatattcaaaagaCTTGAGATGGTATTTAATACTATCATATGTAATATATGGTTTTTTAAATTATCATAACTGAAATGTCTTACTAAAGAGTTTAGTTTGGATTGTTCCAAATTAAAATGAGTGAGGAAATTAGATTAAACTTTTAGCTCTCATTAATTAATCGATATATTTACCCAATGTTGATTTTTGTTAAGTAAAGATTTATTTATGGGAAAAAGGTCAGAAATATGTTtaaactttgatcgaaattgttgtaacaatatcgaactttggaaaggaccttttaccctttacactatttaatagtgtattttaaaggtatatatgtgttcacgtggacatcataaatattgcataattataaatattaatgtgtccacgtgggcacatacaTACCTTTAAagtacactattaaatagtgcaggggtaaaaTGTATTCcgtaaagtttggtatcgtaacagcaatttcgaccaaagttaaagtatttttttagacctttttccctttatttatcAAATGAACTTcgcaaataaaaaaattagtagtTTTTGGACATCTTCCCAGACATGCTAACCAATACCCGTCTAAACATCTCTTATACTAGCTATTCAACCAGTAATTAAGGGTAATAGTTTAAGAGTtcgtttgaattgacttaaaaagtAGTAGGGACATGATTATTTTTGGCTTTTAACttaatttaagttatttttaaccttgtcaaacacttcctaacttattttaggTTATTTTATATTTGCCAAACATTTCTAAGAAATCAAAAACTAacttaaaagtagatttgactaacttttaagtcaatccaaacatcCTTTAAGTTAGCTAGACAACTATGTAATCTATTTTGCATTGTGTCTCGCCCATGTATTTCACCAACACATGTCCTTTGGGATATTTTTTCCCCTGAAAAGCTCTTTAGTTCCTCTCCAGCCAGCTCTTGTATATGTTGCACGCTGGGGTGTCAAATAGAGAGGTTGGATTGAAATAGAAATTGGATTGGGTCATGATCCGTCCAAGTTTACTCTGGGCTCAAATGAGTTGGgttcaaatgggctaaaaaatGGGTTCGAGTCATGATCTGCCCAATTTGATCcccttaatctcaataattttaatatattgttatttaattttaataaccacaatttgaatttcgacttaataattttttttaaaaaaattacaaatgtaaaaataattccTGAAAGATAtaagataaataataatttatatcttcaatatAAGAAATTAGACATTAAATTAGGCTCAATTGAAGATTCTTTTAAAATGCTctctctatctcaatttatgtaacacttttcattttttaaaagaaacaatttaaatttactCAAAATTTGCGCGTAGTCATTTAGATTGTCGATAGCACACCATCTTTCAACTCTATCTTTGGTCAACAATCTGTTCTTTCATAAATAGATATAATATAAAGCGAACTCCAAAGTTACGTTAGTGCACAATATACTCTCCTCCATTGCACCTTTGGAAACTCCCCCTCAATCTTCgcattcggtttttcggtttggttttacaTTATTCAGTTTAgattttttgatttttggttTTTATAAAAGTGTTGTCGCGCCTCGTTTTTCGCAAAACAGAttttggtgcacgacctaacaactcttttggacTTTTGGAGCAATTGAGGAGTCGCCGGTCAGAGCTGCTGCTTCTGCTCGCCTGGTCTCGCTGGTTGCTGCCGATTGGAGTCAGGCGCTGCAGCTGTTGCTTCGCCGGTCTGCTGCTGGTCTTCCTCATT
The Solanum stenotomum isolate F172 chromosome 12, ASM1918654v1, whole genome shotgun sequence DNA segment above includes these coding regions:
- the LOC125848540 gene encoding probable serine/threonine-protein kinase PBL7, translating into MGYSPSSCTDSVERLHNSHSSNTQTLAIDTDHNYDLNMKSLIYKMIWDLGLACIIPPRRRRISVKNQNDDKNGKILEHNKAWLLAEAGGCGGPELINADPYSVHSSFRFTLCTQVEVESVNGKNNCSSSSSPPATTVLMVNLDNGLTDPKSQEVKWRKVQSLERNISPVVHSLIRFSYNEIVSATRNFSKGRVLGRGALSYVFRGRVGFLRTTVAIKRLDREDEESPKAFCRELMIASSLHNPYIVPLVGFAIDPEEGLFLVYKYVSGGSLERYLHGKKKGSKGGPALPWSARYKVAVGIAESIGYLHNGTERCVVHRDIKPSNILLSSKKTPKLCDFGLATWTPAPSVPFLCKTVKGTFGYLAPEYFQHGKVSDKTDVYAFGVVLLELLTGRKPIEAKRGPGEENMVLWAKPLLQQDVLEKFLDPRLKIPRKNLHQISWMIQAAAACIHTEESRRPDIDEIIDMLRGRESDSIYTKDILPGNSCLIDSYNHSQQTRSEMKSHLALAMLGVAEFDNDDLYRC
- the LOC125848565 gene encoding polcalcin Nic t 2, encoding MGEVDEPQDIADRERIFKRFDENGDGQISATELGETLQALGSVTPEEVKYMMDEIDIDKDGFISFQEFTEFAKANRGLIRDVAKIF